In Bdellovibrio bacteriovorus, the following are encoded in one genomic region:
- a CDS encoding PepSY-associated TM helix domain-containing protein, producing the protein MNNRLFKLFYKTHIYVGIFVSLHLLVLTLTGSILLFKDEIEGHESHEEHIAAGALPQIDTFFQNMLQKYPNERPLALSIEEADHDIAQLRLGKDNSKMFRGSRRVYFDTKTGLEVEAPKKTGSFMEAVLILHREFFLGSNGKIYVGLIGLLYAFTLISGFFIYGNFSKKTKFGEIRQQSARTFSGDLHRFLGMTVFAWGLLIAITGLFLGLSSTLIKVYQFSELKKLTAQYPTAPSGPRASLDKVLESAQKALPESSFDYLAFADTQFSPPGHHLVLMHGNTAFTERLVEVVVIDAVTGELTEVRALPWYLKFTMLSEPLHFGNYGGLFLKLVWLTLSLISLALPILGIYIWWDRRRKSKKAAASEKKANILLWTSGLFQRAYLVPTTLMVISALAIVGSFVTHGAMNPVFVSGLLVPVYFSVRVLWTWIRGPRK; encoded by the coding sequence GTGAATAACAGACTCTTTAAACTCTTTTATAAAACACATATTTACGTCGGCATTTTCGTATCCCTGCACTTGCTTGTTTTAACACTCACGGGATCCATTTTACTTTTCAAGGACGAGATCGAGGGACATGAATCCCATGAAGAACATATCGCGGCGGGGGCCCTCCCCCAGATCGATACTTTTTTTCAAAACATGTTGCAGAAATACCCAAACGAGCGTCCTTTAGCCCTTTCCATTGAAGAGGCCGACCACGACATCGCTCAGCTTCGTTTAGGAAAAGACAACTCGAAAATGTTCCGCGGTTCCCGCCGAGTTTACTTTGATACGAAAACAGGCCTTGAAGTCGAAGCTCCAAAAAAGACCGGCTCCTTTATGGAAGCCGTTTTAATTTTACATCGTGAGTTCTTTTTAGGTTCTAACGGCAAGATCTATGTGGGACTGATCGGTCTGCTTTACGCCTTCACGTTGATTTCTGGTTTTTTCATTTACGGTAACTTTTCTAAAAAAACAAAATTCGGTGAAATCCGTCAGCAATCCGCGCGTACTTTTTCAGGAGATTTGCATCGCTTCCTGGGCATGACAGTTTTTGCGTGGGGTTTATTAATTGCCATCACAGGTTTATTCTTAGGCTTAAGTTCAACACTGATTAAAGTTTATCAATTTAGCGAACTAAAGAAACTGACGGCTCAATATCCCACCGCTCCGAGCGGTCCGCGCGCTTCGCTAGACAAGGTTTTAGAATCCGCCCAAAAAGCATTGCCGGAATCAAGCTTTGATTATCTTGCTTTTGCTGACACTCAATTTTCGCCTCCGGGTCATCACTTGGTGTTAATGCATGGAAACACGGCTTTCACCGAACGTCTGGTGGAAGTCGTGGTGATTGATGCCGTGACGGGCGAATTGACCGAAGTGCGTGCCCTGCCCTGGTACTTGAAATTCACGATGCTGTCAGAGCCTTTGCATTTCGGGAACTATGGCGGTTTGTTTCTGAAGCTCGTGTGGTTAACACTCTCTTTGATTTCTTTGGCGTTGCCTATTTTAGGAATTTACATTTGGTGGGATCGTCGCCGTAAGTCTAAAAAAGCCGCGGCCTCTGAAAAGAAAGCAAATATTTTACTTTGGACTTCGGGTCTTTTCCAAAGAGCTTATCTAGTCCCCACCACATTGATGGTGATTTCGGCTTTGGCCATTGTGGGAAGCTTCGTTACTCACGGTGCGATGAATCCTGTTTTTGTGAGCGGTCTTTTGGTTCCGGTTTATTTTTCAGTCCGAGTCTTGTGGACTTGGATAAGAGGTCCACGCAAATGA
- a CDS encoding lysine N(6)-hydroxylase/L-ornithine N(5)-oxygenase family protein has protein sequence MNNHYNLIGIGIGLFNLSLAALLDKTPGVRSLFFDRKHRFDWHSEISFADSEMQTSFLKDLVTPVDPTNPYSFMNYLVQKGLFYSFINTNRKSISRREFEMYCQWVSENLQDQLKFSCDIQSVDYDGKHFILQVNGETYTADNICIGTGIVPHIPLFAEKVEGPEVFHAKSSYLKILDATNKDIVVVGGGQTGLEIFRNCLQGKWGPPKSLKLISSRANLEPLDNSPFVNEYFAPSYVEEFLGLDQSMKDPIVKYQKLASDGNTPEYLDLLYRDLYQLKHVYGDKREIQVLPFRRVVDINAAEGRYDLRIRNGFTHKTEIAQADTVILSTGFRVNIPALIEPLRPQIDFDSEGRFKLSKNFDVAWSGSEKNKIYALNFSRHGHGISEPQTSLMAWRSATIINDLTKKQIFPIKNVVSNFVTYT, from the coding sequence ATGAACAATCACTACAACCTGATTGGTATCGGCATTGGTTTATTTAATCTGAGCTTGGCGGCTTTATTAGATAAAACCCCGGGGGTTCGCAGTCTTTTCTTTGATCGCAAGCATCGCTTTGATTGGCATTCTGAAATCAGCTTTGCGGATTCGGAAATGCAGACTTCATTTTTAAAAGACTTGGTGACACCGGTGGATCCGACCAATCCTTACAGCTTTATGAACTATCTGGTTCAAAAAGGTCTTTTTTATTCTTTCATCAACACCAATCGCAAATCCATCTCACGCCGTGAATTTGAAATGTACTGTCAATGGGTCAGCGAAAACTTGCAAGACCAATTAAAGTTCAGCTGCGACATTCAGTCGGTGGATTACGACGGCAAGCATTTCATTTTGCAAGTCAACGGCGAAACCTACACGGCAGATAATATCTGTATTGGAACTGGCATTGTGCCACACATTCCTCTTTTTGCCGAAAAAGTGGAAGGTCCGGAAGTATTTCATGCGAAATCGAGCTATCTAAAAATTTTAGATGCCACCAACAAAGACATCGTTGTTGTCGGTGGTGGCCAAACAGGTTTAGAGATCTTCCGCAATTGCTTGCAAGGCAAATGGGGTCCGCCAAAGAGTTTAAAACTTATTTCTAGCCGTGCGAATTTAGAGCCGCTAGACAACTCCCCTTTTGTGAACGAATACTTTGCCCCTTCTTACGTCGAAGAATTCTTGGGCTTAGATCAAAGCATGAAAGATCCTATCGTTAAGTACCAAAAACTTGCCAGCGATGGAAACACGCCTGAGTATTTGGACCTGTTATACCGCGATCTTTATCAGTTAAAGCACGTGTATGGCGATAAACGTGAAATCCAAGTTCTTCCATTCCGACGTGTCGTGGATATCAATGCGGCCGAGGGCCGTTATGATCTTCGCATCCGCAATGGCTTTACGCATAAAACCGAAATCGCTCAAGCTGACACCGTTATCTTGAGCACGGGGTTCCGTGTAAATATCCCCGCTTTGATTGAGCCTTTGCGTCCGCAGATCGATTTTGATTCTGAAGGTCGCTTTAAATTAAGTAAAAACTTTGATGTCGCGTGGTCGGGATCAGAAAAAAATAAAATCTATGCCTTGAACTTCAGCCGTCATGGCCATGGAATTTCTGAACCACAAACAAGCTTAATGGCTTGGCGTTCAGCGACCATCATTAACGATCTGACTAAAAAGCAGATCTTCCCTATCAAAAACGTTGTTAGCAACTTTGTGACCTATACATAA
- a CDS encoding IucA/IucC family protein produces MSFRADWQKLNIEMIAKSLQELSYEQVLVARRLSGSADQLAPYELSLASGVSYQFQAWTGIWTDLKVQISSIRRNGEVPTSAGQFFIDIQKETGMDDIILANFLEEMHNTLYADQAVLERSLTVTAEEMTAWPGEKIQSVLKGHPKLLLNKGRIGWSAADQDLYGPEKENPVQFLWLAAHKSLCLSGIAADLSFDDILRESFSDQVFKEFKAETARRELYDQDYFFIPVHPWQWQRYLKIQFAADLASGKLHFLGAYGDLYLPQISLRTFSNIARPEKMDIKLPLTILNTSAIRGIPGKYMAQGPSLSADLTRLCRQDADLASTEVLEEKAGVSVKHHLYSQVAGAPYRYQELLGVLWRQSSASKLHPGELAIIAGSLFHRDAQGNSLIGAYIRQSGLSQKEWLRAYFRNVVLPLYHLQAQYGLGLVAHGQNVVIRLKGLVPTGLLLKDFQGDLRMTTTSTALSHDLTRLPANYLIHDLVTGHFVTVLRFISETLKECDGLSEEVFYAILGTELKNYLEEHPHVAKLPHFNDINILAPELLRVLVNKVRFKIGYADSAERPVPMLGENLKNPIYYSLNHSGVIL; encoded by the coding sequence ATGAGCTTCCGCGCTGATTGGCAAAAACTGAATATCGAAATGATCGCAAAAAGCCTGCAAGAGCTTAGCTATGAGCAAGTGCTGGTCGCGCGTCGTTTATCGGGTTCAGCAGACCAGTTAGCACCTTATGAGCTTTCATTAGCTAGTGGTGTTTCATATCAGTTTCAGGCTTGGACCGGGATTTGGACGGATTTAAAAGTTCAAATTTCAAGCATTCGCCGTAATGGCGAAGTACCCACCAGTGCCGGACAGTTTTTTATCGATATCCAAAAAGAAACCGGGATGGATGATATTATCCTGGCTAACTTTTTAGAAGAAATGCACAACACTCTTTATGCCGATCAAGCGGTCCTAGAGAGATCTTTAACAGTCACCGCTGAAGAAATGACCGCATGGCCCGGTGAAAAGATCCAGAGTGTATTAAAAGGCCATCCCAAGTTATTATTAAACAAAGGTCGCATCGGTTGGAGTGCCGCCGATCAAGATCTTTATGGCCCGGAAAAAGAAAATCCCGTGCAGTTTTTGTGGCTCGCGGCCCACAAGTCATTATGTCTTTCAGGAATCGCGGCAGATTTAAGCTTTGATGATATTTTGCGCGAAAGCTTTAGTGACCAAGTCTTTAAAGAATTTAAAGCCGAAACGGCTCGACGTGAACTTTATGATCAAGATTACTTCTTTATCCCAGTTCATCCTTGGCAATGGCAAAGATATTTAAAAATTCAGTTTGCGGCAGATTTAGCTTCAGGAAAGTTGCATTTTCTTGGCGCTTACGGCGATCTTTATTTACCGCAGATTTCTTTACGTACTTTTTCAAACATCGCACGTCCTGAAAAAATGGATATCAAGCTGCCTTTGACCATTCTAAACACTTCGGCCATTCGTGGGATTCCAGGTAAATACATGGCTCAAGGCCCTTCCCTCTCGGCCGATTTAACCCGGCTGTGCCGTCAAGATGCGGATTTAGCGAGCACCGAAGTTTTAGAAGAAAAAGCCGGAGTTTCCGTCAAACACCATCTTTATTCCCAGGTTGCGGGTGCTCCTTATCGTTATCAGGAGCTTTTAGGGGTTTTATGGCGCCAAAGTTCGGCTTCAAAGCTCCACCCCGGGGAATTAGCGATCATTGCCGGCAGCCTTTTTCACCGCGATGCCCAAGGAAACTCCCTGATCGGCGCTTACATCCGTCAGTCGGGATTAAGCCAAAAAGAATGGTTGCGAGCCTATTTCAGAAATGTCGTCCTTCCCCTTTATCATTTACAAGCTCAATACGGCCTGGGACTCGTGGCTCATGGACAGAATGTCGTCATTCGATTAAAAGGTTTGGTGCCTACGGGCTTGTTACTTAAAGACTTCCAAGGTGATTTACGAATGACGACCACTTCCACTGCGCTTTCTCATGATCTGACTCGCTTGCCGGCGAACTATTTGATCCATGATTTAGTGACGGGTCACTTTGTGACGGTTTTGCGCTTTATCTCTGAAACCTTAAAAGAGTGTGACGGACTTTCGGAAGAGGTATTTTACGCGATCTTGGGAACAGAGTTAAAAAATTATCTAGAGGAGCATCCTCACGTGGCAAAGCTTCCTCATTTCAATGATATCAATATTCTTGCTCCGGAACTTTTGCGCGTCTTAGTTAATAAAGTTCGTTTCAAGATTGGCTATGCCGACTCTGCTGAAAGACCTGTTCCTATGTTAGGTGAAAATCTTAAGAATCCGATTTATTATAGCCTGAACCATTCGGGGGTGATTTTATGA
- a CDS encoding GNAT family N-acetyltransferase produces the protein MSTTFLFSTYACSTQEALTVQIAGHSGQVRSPKEALLFDTFTEADKLFVNIQADACDVMTLAVLEALFVQNSSLQSLWLNKVPAGFSRLLGKSGTPLEVTRQEFFQLRPLWVHNGKENITPETWTLTKEVSHPVRPRVKPGQILYQRSLTHLGKTLRLRVADIEKDLDIFHDWHNQPRVFDFWELNKPKEELREYLKKGLEDPHQFPVIVEFDETSVGYFEMYWTKEDRLGPYYDSEAFDRGLHFLIGNEKFLGFANTDAILKSVTHYLFLEEPRTRKIMAEPRSDNAKVLRYVETFTAWKKLKEFDFPHKRAALLECRREAFFGGNFL, from the coding sequence ATGAGTACTACCTTTCTTTTTTCAACTTATGCTTGCTCCACTCAAGAAGCTTTGACCGTGCAAATTGCGGGTCATAGCGGGCAAGTGCGTTCCCCGAAAGAGGCTCTCCTTTTTGACACCTTCACGGAGGCCGATAAGCTTTTTGTAAACATCCAGGCTGATGCTTGCGACGTGATGACCTTAGCGGTCTTGGAAGCTTTGTTTGTGCAAAATTCCTCCCTCCAAAGTCTGTGGCTCAATAAAGTGCCGGCGGGATTTTCACGGCTTTTAGGCAAATCGGGAACTCCCTTAGAAGTGACTCGCCAAGAGTTCTTCCAATTGCGCCCGCTTTGGGTGCATAACGGAAAAGAAAACATCACACCCGAAACTTGGACCCTTACTAAAGAAGTTTCTCACCCCGTGCGTCCTCGCGTAAAACCGGGTCAGATCCTTTACCAAAGAAGTTTAACTCATTTGGGTAAAACTCTGCGTTTAAGAGTTGCGGACATCGAAAAAGATTTGGATATCTTCCATGACTGGCACAATCAACCCCGCGTTTTTGATTTTTGGGAATTGAATAAACCCAAAGAAGAACTGCGTGAATATCTAAAAAAGGGCTTAGAAGATCCCCATCAATTCCCGGTGATCGTGGAATTTGATGAAACGTCGGTCGGTTATTTTGAAATGTATTGGACCAAGGAAGATCGCTTAGGTCCTTATTATGATTCTGAAGCCTTCGACCGTGGTTTGCATTTCCTCATCGGCAATGAAAAGTTCTTAGGCTTTGCCAACACGGACGCGATTTTAAAGTCGGTCACTCATTATTTGTTTTTAGAAGAACCGCGCACGCGCAAAATCATGGCCGAGCCCCGTTCGGATAACGCCAAAGTTCTTCGTTATGTGGAGACCTTCACGGCTTGGAAAAAATTAAAAGAATTTGATTTCCCTCACAAACGCGCCGCCTTATTGGAATGCCGTCGTGAAGCTTTCTTTGGTGGCAATTTTCTATGA
- a CDS encoding IucA/IucC family protein, whose protein sequence is MHKFKELSLMHSISCFFNALFREFHAYEIINTASLIPASQDSISVKVSEKNTLLIPLKKKSSLGRHQYLDQFYILREGQLTSLGFMDAVDLIVGFLSEVWREDPSKKEIFLRRVQNSLHNMELALEARAADMAKLYEEPTNFKAAEQGLMIGHNFHPYPKMREGFDDAEYAIYSPEMGGKFALHWFFVKPEVLHNQTAAQFKTKDWTSKLYVTEKAEISVPEGYLPFPVHPWQKNHLLKNKTIKQYVLDKKIIDAGGTSLMWYPTSSLRSIYAPHSPYMLKFSLTLKLTNSIRHLTDVEVVRGLQVYDVFATAKADEFKNRYPDFHVIFEPAFAAIKDENGKSIAESIVVCRENPFQDKEASGENIVLSTLAQDNPLGGETLIFKHILAKSQATGQSIHDVSREWFKKYLTIAIKPFITAQSEYGILLGAHQQNMVLTIKDHMPMKAYFRDCQGTGYSEHGFELYRHEVASLVKENGNILDEKGNILFGYYLLVNSTFNVISAIAHDNGVTEEVLVDDLRAFLKALLVPGLPDASFLNYCLARPEIYQKGNFNCSLQNLNENTAANPLAIYNLIKNPLYIPSEQGKSL, encoded by the coding sequence ATGCACAAGTTTAAAGAACTCTCCCTCATGCATTCAATCTCTTGTTTCTTTAATGCTTTATTCAGAGAATTCCATGCCTATGAAATTATAAATACGGCATCTTTGATCCCCGCAAGCCAAGATAGTATTTCGGTGAAAGTTTCTGAAAAGAACACACTCCTGATTCCTTTAAAAAAGAAATCTTCGTTAGGGCGCCACCAGTATCTAGATCAGTTTTATATTTTGCGCGAGGGACAGCTCACCTCATTGGGTTTTATGGATGCTGTCGACCTCATTGTGGGCTTTCTTTCAGAAGTTTGGCGTGAAGACCCTAGCAAAAAAGAAATTTTCCTGCGCCGAGTGCAAAACAGCCTGCACAATATGGAACTGGCTTTAGAGGCTCGAGCCGCCGACATGGCTAAGCTTTACGAGGAGCCCACAAACTTCAAGGCGGCAGAACAAGGCTTGATGATTGGTCATAACTTTCACCCGTATCCCAAAATGCGTGAAGGCTTTGATGATGCCGAATATGCGATTTATTCCCCCGAAATGGGCGGCAAATTCGCCCTGCACTGGTTCTTTGTGAAACCTGAAGTTTTGCACAATCAAACCGCGGCGCAGTTTAAAACCAAGGATTGGACTTCGAAACTTTATGTTACAGAAAAGGCGGAGATCTCTGTGCCCGAAGGCTATCTCCCCTTCCCCGTTCATCCTTGGCAGAAAAATCATCTTTTAAAAAACAAAACAATAAAGCAGTACGTGCTAGATAAAAAGATCATCGACGCTGGTGGCACATCTTTGATGTGGTATCCCACCTCAAGCTTGCGTTCCATCTATGCCCCGCACAGCCCTTATATGTTGAAGTTTTCTTTAACTTTAAAACTGACAAACTCGATCCGCCATTTGACGGATGTGGAAGTCGTGCGCGGCTTGCAAGTGTATGATGTTTTTGCCACAGCCAAGGCAGACGAGTTTAAAAATCGTTATCCTGATTTCCACGTGATCTTTGAACCGGCCTTTGCCGCGATCAAAGATGAAAATGGCAAAAGTATTGCCGAGTCTATCGTTGTTTGTCGCGAAAACCCATTTCAAGATAAAGAAGCTTCTGGTGAAAACATCGTGCTTTCCACTTTGGCTCAAGACAATCCCTTGGGGGGCGAGACTTTAATCTTCAAGCACATCTTGGCAAAATCTCAAGCCACCGGTCAAAGCATCCACGATGTCAGCCGTGAATGGTTTAAGAAATACCTGACAATTGCCATCAAGCCCTTTATCACCGCGCAAAGTGAATACGGTATTTTATTGGGCGCGCATCAACAGAATATGGTCCTTACAATAAAAGACCACATGCCCATGAAAGCTTATTTCCGCGATTGCCAGGGCACGGGTTACAGCGAGCACGGCTTTGAACTATACCGTCACGAAGTCGCAAGCTTGGTCAAAGAAAATGGCAACATCCTAGATGAAAAAGGAAACATTCTTTTTGGATATTATCTTTTAGTAAATTCAACCTTTAATGTGATCAGTGCAATCGCTCATGACAATGGCGTCACCGAAGAAGTTTTGGTGGATGATTTACGAGCTTTCTTAAAGGCATTACTAGTCCCGGGTTTACCGGACGCCAGTTTTTTAAACTATTGTTTAGCGCGCCCTGAAATTTACCAAAAAGGAAACTTCAACTGCAGCTTGCAAAATTTAAATGAAAACACCGCCGCCAACCCTTTGGCGATTTACAATTTAATTAAAAATCCGCTTTATATTCCTTCAGAACAAGGAAAATCGTTATGA
- a CDS encoding MFS transporter produces the protein MKTLRAIGHLNTATFSALQMMLFTLIPFISEKTQLSMTSIVASFSVGSFLFLWSSPFWSSRSDSWGRMKVLCLGMAGLTVSTALLVLLLMVPELSDQSSLILWASRILYGLTAAGIVPVAQALQIDLNPKKSPMKAMLSNSMSLNIGRALGPLYLLIGGGQNMLPVLQGAVVWSMVLFLANVTLIGKSLQQTQKAETVSLASWFGTFSKMRAVFSLALLFTIFIGILNFSLAAILKKSFALTGADSSVLMAQVLLVSAILAVLTQGLGKVFFKNPWQGSFILGSLGLLGGSLLLGEMSSQGELWGAIAMLSLGIALIPPSYLSLMASGHKDTNLGRRTGLVGAANTLGYSLGGAFAAITFQINRFEVEHLLVAFVVVIGFNIAILYRGRGDQNEVLYAQV, from the coding sequence ATGAAGACCTTACGGGCCATAGGACATCTTAATACCGCCACCTTTAGCGCTTTGCAGATGATGCTGTTTACGTTGATTCCGTTTATTTCTGAAAAGACGCAATTAAGCATGACCTCGATTGTCGCAAGTTTCAGCGTCGGTTCTTTCTTGTTTTTATGGTCTAGCCCCTTTTGGTCTTCGCGCAGTGATTCGTGGGGACGCATGAAGGTTCTTTGCCTAGGCATGGCGGGATTGACCGTATCCACCGCACTTCTAGTTTTGCTGTTAATGGTCCCTGAACTTTCAGACCAAAGCTCTTTGATTCTGTGGGCCAGCCGCATTCTTTACGGCCTGACGGCTGCGGGCATCGTCCCAGTTGCGCAAGCTTTGCAGATTGATTTAAACCCAAAAAAATCCCCGATGAAGGCGATGCTTTCAAATTCTATGAGCTTAAACATCGGACGCGCTTTAGGCCCGCTGTACCTGCTCATCGGTGGGGGGCAGAATATGCTGCCCGTTTTGCAAGGCGCGGTTGTTTGGTCGATGGTTTTATTCTTAGCCAATGTCACTTTGATCGGAAAAAGCCTTCAGCAAACGCAAAAAGCCGAAACTGTTTCCTTAGCGTCGTGGTTTGGAACTTTCAGTAAAATGCGCGCGGTTTTTTCTTTGGCGTTGTTATTTACAATCTTTATCGGAATTTTAAATTTCTCTTTAGCCGCGATCTTAAAGAAAAGCTTTGCACTTACAGGTGCGGATTCAAGTGTTCTCATGGCGCAGGTTTTATTAGTCAGCGCGATCCTTGCCGTCTTAACTCAAGGCTTGGGTAAAGTCTTTTTTAAGAATCCTTGGCAAGGTTCATTTATTTTAGGCTCTTTGGGACTTTTAGGTGGATCCCTGTTGTTAGGAGAAATGAGTTCCCAGGGCGAACTTTGGGGCGCGATTGCGATGCTGTCGCTAGGCATTGCTTTAATTCCCCCCAGCTATCTGTCACTCATGGCCTCGGGTCACAAAGACACGAACCTGGGCCGCCGCACCGGTTTGGTGGGAGCCGCGAACACCTTAGGCTATTCATTGGGTGGAGCTTTCGCGGCGATAACTTTTCAGATCAATCGCTTTGAGGTAGAGCATCTGCTAGTGGCTTTTGTGGTCGTGATTGGGTTTAATATTGCAATTCTGTACCGCGGTCGTGGAGATCAAAACGAGGTTCTTTATGCACAAGTTTAA
- a CDS encoding TonB-dependent receptor, producing the protein MKVLLASILFLVQTQAFAQESKMETIQVQGNKENKTYAESTESIAIVPSKELDAPNQPTSIHALNAIPNVVTPKNDNSFSIRGINNTGVTGFQKDNLASIIVDDVFQTDLAVDAGSFDLWDIHQAEVYRGPQSTSQGVNSLAGSILLYHNKANEQTEGAAKIGYGSYNKFELGAVTNNTWFDGVLLSRISYNQEKDDGFIKNIATDNPNWGRSSKEQVGLDLVYKINDADFVRLNTKLMQKKSGGESYVQSANPFDYEVNQDIDSETVGKNIQTSLRYFKKINDNWSNEIIAAYSNSTRDATADADYSANLNYGARKEDNHDRYYSVENLLKYQDDKVKNVLGFHAHDYYLYDNADFNVPYPISANNYVPIAIGQTTDKYRTVFAVFDSYLVKFAENQSINLGLRYEYTKNKYGASTRGARTQSYGPAIDALIDSRLAPMISSYDDTNSNSILLPKVAYIYEFNSQAWGVSYAEGYRTGGISINRARATTNSYDPEKTQNYELSYKLQQDGFTFSSNAFFTKWLDQQVQVKLTNGMYDTQVANAASSTLYGAEAEGHWKPAAKHDLGLGAGYVQTRFDDFSILTTNYTGNEFPYAPNWTGRLSYNYAFNDNWNATSLLRYLSKSYSDAENTVKSPEQFYLDLSAQYILASLSLTTDFYVQNVLDTQYVLYDHSTTLGGQTVDVNQVNSPREFGLRVSYFW; encoded by the coding sequence ATGAAAGTATTATTAGCTTCGATCCTGTTCCTTGTTCAAACTCAAGCCTTTGCCCAAGAATCCAAAATGGAGACGATCCAAGTTCAAGGGAATAAAGAAAATAAAACTTACGCGGAAAGCACTGAAAGTATCGCCATTGTTCCCAGCAAAGAACTTGATGCCCCCAATCAACCCACCTCCATTCATGCTCTCAATGCCATTCCCAATGTCGTCACCCCCAAAAATGACAACTCATTTTCTATTCGCGGAATTAACAACACCGGCGTCACCGGTTTTCAAAAAGACAACTTAGCTAGCATTATCGTGGATGATGTCTTTCAAACAGATTTGGCTGTTGATGCCGGAAGTTTTGACCTTTGGGATATCCATCAAGCCGAAGTTTATCGAGGGCCCCAGTCCACCTCTCAAGGTGTCAACTCCCTGGCCGGCAGCATTCTTCTTTACCACAACAAAGCCAATGAACAGACCGAAGGAGCCGCTAAGATTGGTTATGGCAGTTACAATAAATTCGAATTAGGCGCAGTCACCAATAACACTTGGTTTGATGGGGTCCTTTTAAGTCGTATTTCTTATAACCAAGAAAAAGATGATGGTTTCATCAAAAATATCGCCACTGACAATCCGAACTGGGGCCGTTCCAGCAAAGAACAAGTGGGGTTGGACCTAGTTTATAAAATCAACGATGCGGACTTTGTTCGTTTAAATACGAAACTGATGCAAAAAAAATCCGGTGGCGAATCTTACGTTCAAAGTGCTAATCCCTTTGATTATGAAGTCAACCAAGATATTGACTCTGAAACTGTCGGCAAAAACATTCAAACCAGCCTTCGTTATTTCAAAAAAATCAACGACAACTGGAGTAATGAAATTATCGCCGCTTACTCGAACTCCACTCGTGATGCCACGGCCGATGCCGATTATTCCGCGAACCTCAACTATGGGGCGCGCAAAGAGGACAATCACGATCGCTACTATAGCGTCGAAAATCTTTTAAAATACCAAGATGATAAAGTTAAGAACGTTTTGGGCTTCCATGCTCATGACTATTACTTGTATGACAATGCGGACTTTAATGTGCCTTATCCGATTTCCGCTAATAATTACGTGCCGATCGCCATCGGCCAGACAACGGATAAATACCGCACGGTTTTTGCCGTGTTTGATTCTTATTTAGTCAAATTCGCGGAAAATCAGTCGATCAATTTAGGCCTTCGTTATGAATATACGAAAAACAAATATGGCGCGAGCACGCGTGGCGCTCGTACTCAGAGCTATGGTCCTGCTATTGATGCCCTGATCGACAGTCGCTTAGCGCCGATGATCAGCTCTTATGATGATACGAACTCCAATTCGATTCTTTTGCCAAAAGTGGCTTACATTTATGAATTCAATTCACAAGCCTGGGGTGTTAGCTATGCCGAGGGTTATCGTACCGGTGGCATCAGTATCAACCGCGCGCGGGCGACCACCAATTCCTATGATCCGGAAAAAACACAAAACTATGAATTGTCTTACAAACTACAACAAGATGGCTTTACATTCAGTTCAAATGCCTTTTTCACAAAATGGTTAGACCAACAAGTCCAGGTGAAACTGACCAATGGAATGTATGACACACAAGTAGCGAATGCGGCGTCTTCAACTCTTTACGGAGCAGAAGCTGAAGGTCACTGGAAACCAGCCGCCAAGCATGATCTGGGTTTAGGGGCCGGTTACGTGCAAACTCGTTTTGATGATTTCAGCATCCTAACGACAAACTATACAGGCAACGAATTCCCCTATGCTCCTAATTGGACGGGTCGTCTTTCTTATAACTACGCCTTTAACGACAACTGGAATGCGACAAGCTTGCTTCGCTATTTAAGCAAGTCTTATTCGGACGCTGAAAATACCGTGAAGTCTCCGGAACAGTTTTACTTAGATTTAAGTGCGCAATACATTTTGGCGTCCTTAAGCCTGACCACGGACTTTTATGTGCAAAACGTCTTGGACACGCAATATGTACTTTACGACCACTCAACGACTTTGGGTGGACAAACCGTGGACGTGAATCAAGTGAACTCTCCAAGAGAGTTCGGCTTACGTGTCAGTTATTTCTGGTAG